In one window of Azoarcus olearius DNA:
- the lpdA gene encoding dihydrolipoyl dehydrogenase, with protein MSLVEVKVPDIGDFDSVPVIELFVKVGDTIKVDDAICTLESDKATMDVPSSAAGVVKEVLVKVGDKVGEGAVLLKVEAAGAAASPAPLQGEGRGGDGVKPASDVPHPPPSLPLEGGGAKAAPAAASHTGGADAEYDMVVLGAGPGGYSAAFRAADLGLKTAIIERYATLGGVCLNVGCIPSKALLHVAAVIEEAEHVETAGIKFAKPTVDVDALRRHKDGVIGKLTGGLAGMAKARKVDVIRGYGSFLDPHHLEVEETTGNGQDKTGAKKVVKFKNCIIAAGSAAVHLPFIPKDPRIVDSTGALELRQVPGKMLVIGGGIIGLEMATVYSTLGARIDVVEMLDGLMQGPDRDAVKVWEKQNAARFDKVMLKTKTVAVEAKDDGLWVKFEGEGAPAEPVRYDMILQSAGRSPNGKKIGADKAGVIVGERGFIPVDVQMRTNVPHIFAIGDIVGQPMLAHKAVHEAHVAAEVAAGHKAAFDATVIPGVAYTHPEVAWVGYTEAQAKSEGKKVEVAKFPWAASGRAIANGADYGFTKLIFDAETHRVIGGTIVGPSAGDMIGEVCLAIEMGADAVDIGKTIHPHPTLGETVGMAAEVAHGSCTDLPPMRKK; from the coding sequence ATGAGCCTCGTTGAAGTGAAGGTTCCGGACATCGGCGATTTCGACTCGGTGCCTGTGATCGAGCTGTTCGTGAAGGTCGGCGACACCATCAAGGTGGACGACGCGATCTGCACGCTCGAATCCGACAAGGCCACGATGGACGTGCCCTCGTCGGCCGCCGGCGTGGTCAAGGAAGTGCTGGTCAAGGTCGGCGACAAGGTCGGCGAAGGCGCGGTGCTGCTGAAGGTCGAGGCGGCCGGCGCCGCCGCCTCTCCCGCTCCCCTTCAAGGGGAGGGTCGGGGCGGGGATGGGGTCAAGCCCGCCTCGGACGTACCCCATCCCCCTCCCAGCCTCCCCCTTGAAGGCGGAGGAGCAAAGGCCGCGCCCGCAGCCGCATCGCACACCGGTGGCGCCGACGCGGAGTACGACATGGTGGTGCTCGGCGCCGGCCCGGGCGGCTATTCCGCCGCCTTCCGCGCCGCCGACCTCGGTCTCAAGACCGCGATCATCGAGCGTTACGCGACGCTGGGCGGGGTATGCCTCAACGTCGGTTGCATCCCGTCCAAGGCGCTGCTGCACGTCGCCGCGGTGATCGAGGAAGCCGAGCATGTCGAAACCGCCGGCATCAAGTTCGCCAAGCCCACGGTCGATGTGGATGCCCTGCGCCGCCACAAGGACGGCGTGATCGGCAAGCTCACCGGCGGTCTGGCGGGCATGGCCAAGGCGCGCAAGGTGGACGTGATCCGCGGTTACGGCAGCTTCCTCGACCCGCATCACCTCGAGGTCGAGGAAACCACCGGCAACGGCCAGGACAAGACCGGCGCGAAGAAGGTGGTGAAGTTCAAGAACTGCATCATCGCCGCAGGCAGTGCCGCGGTGCACCTGCCCTTCATCCCGAAGGATCCGCGCATCGTCGACTCCACCGGCGCACTCGAACTGCGCCAGGTGCCGGGCAAGATGCTGGTCATCGGCGGCGGCATCATCGGCCTCGAAATGGCCACGGTGTATTCCACGCTGGGTGCGCGCATCGACGTCGTCGAAATGCTCGACGGCCTGATGCAGGGCCCGGACCGCGATGCGGTCAAGGTGTGGGAAAAGCAGAACGCCGCCCGCTTCGACAAGGTCATGCTGAAGACCAAGACCGTCGCCGTCGAGGCCAAGGACGATGGCCTGTGGGTCAAGTTCGAAGGCGAAGGCGCGCCCGCGGAGCCGGTCCGCTACGACATGATCCTGCAGTCGGCCGGCCGTTCGCCGAACGGCAAGAAGATCGGCGCGGACAAGGCAGGCGTGATCGTCGGCGAGCGCGGCTTCATCCCGGTCGATGTGCAGATGCGCACCAACGTGCCGCACATCTTCGCCATCGGTGACATCGTCGGCCAGCCCATGCTCGCCCACAAGGCGGTGCATGAAGCTCATGTCGCGGCGGAAGTCGCGGCCGGTCACAAGGCCGCCTTCGACGCCACCGTGATCCCGGGCGTGGCCTACACCCATCCGGAAGTGGCCTGGGTGGGCTACACCGAGGCGCAGGCCAAGTCCGAGGGCAAGAAGGTCGAGGTCGCCAAGTTCCCGTGGGCGGCTTCCGGCCGCGCGATCGCCAACGGCGCCGACTACGGCTTCACCAAGCTGATCTTCGACGCCGAAACGCACCGCGTGATCGGCGGCACCATCGTCGGCCCCTCGGCCGGCGACATGATCGGCGAGGTTTGTCTGGCGATCGAGATGGGCGCCGACGCGGTCGACATCGGCAAGACCATCCACCCCCACCCGACGCTGGGCGAAACGGTGGGCATGGCCGCCGAAGTCGCACACGGCAGCTGCACCGACCTGCCGCCGATGCGCAAGAAGTAA
- a CDS encoding ABC transporter substrate-binding protein — protein sequence MFPARVLRHVLAALALALFAHAAGATRPDSIRIGLSGPFTGGSSPMGISMREGARIAAAEINAHGGVLGRPLELVERDDEARNERGTLIAVELLQREHVVAVLGIVNTGVALASQHHYQEARVPMITAVATGSIVTRQFLPPEHSDNFIFRVSASDSLQAAMIVEDAVVRRRFNRLAIFHDATNYGLLGRLDLQNALERRGLRPVAVERFQLRQIDMTEQLARARNAGAQAILTYGIGPELAQIANGMARMGWSVPIIGSWTLAMSNFIDNAGPNAEGARMPQTFIQEATSPRQRAFLDNWRRMTGTERIPVPPAAAQGYDAMLLLAAAIRQAGTTDGDRIRDALENLRNPVEGVIMTYDRPFSRDSHETFTAPQQLFMGEVRNGQVVFAYDEDRRRAARP from the coding sequence ATGTTCCCCGCCCGCGTCCTGCGCCACGTCCTCGCCGCGCTCGCTCTTGCCCTGTTCGCCCATGCCGCCGGCGCCACCCGCCCCGACTCGATCCGGATCGGCCTCTCGGGGCCGTTTACCGGCGGATCGAGCCCGATGGGCATTTCGATGCGGGAGGGCGCGCGTATCGCCGCGGCCGAAATCAACGCCCATGGCGGCGTACTGGGACGGCCGCTCGAACTCGTCGAGCGCGACGACGAGGCGCGCAACGAGCGCGGCACCCTGATCGCGGTGGAACTGCTCCAGCGCGAACACGTGGTCGCCGTACTCGGCATCGTCAACACCGGCGTCGCGCTCGCCAGCCAGCACCACTACCAGGAAGCGCGGGTGCCGATGATCACGGCGGTGGCCACCGGCTCCATCGTTACGCGCCAGTTCCTGCCGCCTGAACACTCGGACAACTTCATCTTCCGCGTTTCGGCCAGCGACAGCCTCCAGGCGGCGATGATCGTCGAGGACGCTGTCGTGCGCCGCCGCTTCAACCGCCTGGCAATCTTCCACGACGCGACCAACTATGGCCTGCTCGGCCGGCTCGACCTGCAGAACGCGCTGGAACGCCGCGGCCTGCGCCCGGTGGCGGTCGAACGCTTCCAGCTCCGCCAGATCGACATGACCGAGCAGCTCGCGCGCGCGCGCAATGCCGGCGCGCAGGCCATCCTCACCTATGGCATCGGCCCGGAACTCGCCCAGATCGCCAATGGCATGGCGCGGATGGGGTGGTCGGTGCCGATCATCGGCAGCTGGACGCTGGCGATGTCGAACTTCATCGACAACGCCGGCCCCAACGCCGAAGGCGCGCGGATGCCGCAGACCTTCATCCAGGAGGCCACCAGTCCACGCCAGCGGGCCTTCCTCGACAACTGGCGACGCATGACCGGCACCGAGCGAATTCCGGTGCCGCCGGCGGCCGCTCAGGGGTATGATGCGATGCTGTTGCTGGCGGCAGCGATCCGCCAGGCAGGAACGACAGACGGAGACAGAATCCGGGACGCGCTGGAGAATCTGCGCAACCCGGTCGAGGGCGTGATCATGACCTATGATCGTCCTTTCTCGCGCGACTCCCACGAAACGTTTACCGCACCGCAACAGCTGTTCATGGGCGAGGTGCGCAACGGTCAGGTGGTATTCGCCTACGACGAGGACCGCCGCAGGGCGGCGCGGCCATGA
- a CDS encoding methyl-accepting chemotaxis protein, whose translation MIDNKSATTREHAFPRGKLVVLKYDMDFKITYANEACAEMVGSTREALIGSSIKEIAHPDVPQELLADVRGTTSSGRPWLGLSKLKHRDGGVAWSTALTIPVRQNGRNVGFMSLRSEAPRERVQAEEALYEAMRRKQARYRNLDMPVRRALSSAAMLCALGGLGSSLALLLVFAGLTLDAGAWAYALIAAGGLGLAGMLALVATLWRRSITESATMLKAFERIAEGDLTSTLPVGRSDEMGRLMESLMYMQGRLKVMLDEIRLAAALTDKENAALRAEVQSLKDAADAQRDRILSVSAASEQNSAAVVEVAGGAKASAQAANEALALVAEGRAHLNQTVGAARRTVDAVEGANRAMRALGDSIQSVATISAEIREISDQTNLLALNAAIEAARAGEVGRGFAVVADEVRKLAERTAHCTGNIASMVGEIRRVSDEVAGDMDKAAGLVGEASGSAGDSLGIMGRIEQGSGRVAGLAGHIADASAEHSTASEQIAQDMELISGLVERSAAGIDAVDRAADGVQSNVGNLKQLVGFFRVVA comes from the coding sequence ATGATCGACAACAAGTCAGCCACTACGCGGGAACATGCTTTCCCCCGCGGGAAGCTGGTCGTGCTCAAGTACGACATGGACTTCAAGATCACCTACGCGAACGAGGCCTGCGCCGAGATGGTCGGCAGCACGCGCGAGGCGTTGATCGGCAGCAGCATCAAGGAGATCGCCCATCCCGACGTGCCGCAGGAACTGCTCGCCGACGTGCGCGGTACAACCTCGTCGGGGCGGCCCTGGCTGGGCCTCTCCAAGCTCAAGCATCGCGATGGCGGCGTCGCATGGTCGACCGCGCTGACGATTCCGGTCCGTCAGAACGGCCGCAACGTCGGTTTCATGAGCCTGCGCAGCGAGGCCCCGCGGGAGCGGGTGCAGGCGGAGGAGGCGCTTTACGAGGCGATGCGGCGCAAGCAGGCGCGCTACCGTAACCTCGACATGCCGGTGCGCCGCGCGCTGTCGAGCGCGGCGATGCTGTGCGCGCTCGGCGGTCTCGGCAGCAGCCTCGCGCTGTTGCTGGTGTTCGCGGGACTGACGCTGGACGCGGGGGCGTGGGCTTATGCCCTGATCGCTGCGGGTGGCCTCGGCCTGGCCGGGATGCTGGCATTGGTGGCCACGCTGTGGCGGCGTTCGATCACCGAGTCGGCGACCATGCTGAAGGCTTTCGAGCGCATCGCCGAGGGCGACCTGACCAGCACGCTGCCGGTCGGCCGGTCCGATGAAATGGGGCGGCTGATGGAATCGCTGATGTACATGCAGGGCCGGCTGAAGGTGATGCTGGACGAAATCCGCCTCGCCGCGGCGTTGACCGACAAGGAGAACGCCGCGTTGCGCGCCGAGGTGCAGTCGCTCAAGGATGCCGCCGACGCCCAGCGCGACCGCATCCTGTCGGTGTCGGCGGCGTCCGAGCAGAATAGCGCTGCGGTTGTCGAGGTGGCCGGTGGCGCCAAGGCTTCGGCGCAGGCCGCGAACGAGGCGCTGGCGCTGGTGGCCGAAGGGCGGGCCCATCTCAACCAGACGGTGGGCGCCGCCCGCCGTACCGTGGACGCGGTGGAGGGCGCGAACCGCGCGATGCGCGCGCTGGGGGATTCGATCCAGAGCGTGGCGACGATCTCGGCCGAGATCCGCGAAATTTCCGACCAGACCAACCTGCTCGCGCTCAATGCGGCGATCGAGGCGGCGCGCGCGGGCGAAGTCGGCCGCGGCTTCGCGGTGGTGGCTGACGAGGTGCGCAAACTCGCCGAGCGCACGGCCCACTGCACCGGCAACATCGCCAGCATGGTCGGCGAAATCCGGCGGGTATCCGACGAAGTGGCGGGCGACATGGACAAGGCCGCGGGGCTGGTCGGCGAGGCGAGCGGCAGCGCCGGCGACAGCCTCGGCATCATGGGCCGCATCGAGCAGGGCAGCGGCCGTGTCGCCGGCCTGGCCGGACACATTGCGGATGCTTCGGCCGAGCACTCCACGGCCTCGGAGCAGATCGCGCAGGACATGGAGCTGATCTCCGGCCTGGTGGAGCGCAGCGCCGCCGGCATCGACGCGGTGGACCGCGCCGCCGACGGCGTGCAGTCCAACGTCGGCAATCTCAAGCAGCTGGTCGGCTTCTTCCGCGTGGTGGCCTGA
- the aceF gene encoding dihydrolipoyllysine-residue acetyltransferase, with translation MSQLIEVKVPDIGDFDSVPVIELFVKVGDTIAVDDAIATLESDKATMDVPSSAAGVVKEVLVKVGDKVSEGALLIKVEAAGAAAAAPAAAAAAPAPAPAPAAPAPAPAPAGAAPAAAGGVVDVVVPDIGDFSDVPVIELFVKVGDTIKVDDAIATLESDKATMDVPSSAAGVVKEVLVKVGDKVSQGSVLLKLESGAAAAAPASPPPLQGEGRGGDGVKPASNVPHPPPSLPLEGGGAKTAAAPAAPSAVTLGGKVHASPSVRAFARELGVDLAQVKATGPKNRVLKEDVAAFIKGAMSTGVVPGKTPAAAAGASLGGGLDLLPWPKVDFAKFGEVEVKPLSRIKKISGQNLARNWVMIPAVTYHEDADITDLEAFRVQMNKEYEKSGKKLTMLAFIIKASVRALQEFPEFNTSLDGDNLVYKKYFNIAFAADTPNGLVVPVVKDADKKSVFQIAEETGALAKKARDGKLGPADMSGACFTISSLGGIGGTYFAPIVNAPEVAILGVNKSVMKPVWDGKQFVPRLTLPMSLTADHRVIDGALATRFNVYLAQLLADFRRVML, from the coding sequence ATGAGCCAACTCATTGAAGTGAAGGTTCCGGACATCGGCGATTTCGATTCGGTGCCGGTGATCGAACTGTTCGTGAAGGTCGGCGACACCATCGCCGTCGATGACGCGATCGCCACCCTGGAGTCCGACAAGGCCACCATGGACGTGCCCTCGTCGGCCGCCGGCGTGGTCAAGGAAGTGCTGGTCAAGGTCGGCGACAAGGTGTCGGAAGGTGCGCTGCTGATCAAGGTCGAAGCCGCTGGCGCCGCTGCCGCTGCGCCTGCTGCCGCGGCAGCCGCCCCTGCGCCCGCTCCGGCACCCGCTGCTCCCGCTCCTGCTCCGGCCCCGGCTGGTGCAGCGCCGGCCGCGGCTGGCGGCGTGGTCGACGTGGTGGTGCCCGACATCGGCGACTTCTCCGACGTGCCGGTGATCGAGCTGTTCGTGAAGGTGGGCGACACCATCAAGGTCGATGACGCCATCGCCACGCTGGAATCGGACAAGGCCACCATGGACGTGCCTTCGTCGGCCGCCGGCGTGGTCAAGGAAGTGCTGGTCAAGGTCGGCGACAAGGTGTCGCAGGGCAGCGTGCTGCTGAAGCTGGAAAGCGGCGCTGCCGCTGCGGCGCCGGCCTCTCCCCCTCCCCTTCAAGGGGAGGGTCGGGGTGGGGATGGGGTCAAGCCGGCCTCGAACGTACCCCACCCCCCTCCCAGCCTCCCCCTTGAAGGGGGAGGCGCAAAAACTGCCGCCGCGCCAGCCGCGCCCTCCGCCGTCACCCTCGGCGGCAAGGTACACGCCAGCCCGTCGGTGCGCGCCTTCGCCCGCGAACTCGGCGTCGATCTCGCCCAGGTCAAGGCCACCGGCCCGAAGAACCGCGTCCTCAAGGAAGACGTCGCCGCCTTCATCAAGGGCGCGATGAGCACCGGCGTCGTCCCGGGCAAGACCCCGGCCGCTGCTGCCGGCGCCAGCCTGGGTGGCGGTCTGGATCTGCTGCCGTGGCCCAAGGTCGATTTCGCCAAGTTCGGCGAGGTCGAGGTGAAGCCGCTGTCCCGCATCAAGAAGATCTCCGGCCAGAACCTCGCCCGCAACTGGGTGATGATCCCGGCGGTGACCTATCACGAGGATGCCGACATCACCGATCTGGAAGCCTTCCGCGTCCAGATGAACAAGGAATACGAGAAGTCCGGCAAGAAGCTCACCATGCTCGCCTTCATCATCAAGGCCTCGGTGCGCGCGCTGCAGGAATTCCCGGAGTTCAACACCTCGCTCGACGGTGACAACCTCGTCTACAAGAAGTACTTCAACATCGCCTTCGCGGCCGACACCCCCAACGGCCTGGTCGTGCCGGTGGTGAAAGACGCGGACAAGAAGAGCGTGTTCCAGATCGCCGAGGAAACCGGCGCGCTCGCCAAGAAGGCGCGCGACGGCAAGCTCGGTCCGGCCGACATGTCCGGCGCGTGCTTCACCATCTCGTCGCTGGGCGGCATCGGTGGCACCTACTTCGCGCCCATCGTCAATGCGCCCGAAGTGGCCATCCTCGGTGTGAACAAGTCGGTGATGAAGCCGGTGTGGGACGGCAAACAGTTCGTGCCGCGCCTCACCCTGCCGATGTCGCTGACCGCCGACCACCGCGTGATCGACGGCGCGCTCGCCACCCGCTTCAACGTTTACCTCGCCCAACTGCTGGCCGACTTCCGTCGGGTCATGCTGTAA
- the aceE gene encoding pyruvate dehydrogenase (acetyl-transferring), homodimeric type: MTGTPNAFLQTDPDAQETQEWLQALAGVIENEGSERAHFLIEKLIESAREDGVDIPYSATTQYINTIPADAQPRYPGDPDMEIKLHSYIRWNAMAMVVRANKHTNVGGHIASFASAAALYDVGFSHFWHAPSADHDGDMIYFQGHSVPGVYARAFMLGRLSEEQMDNFRQEVGGKGISSYPHPWLMPDFWQFPTVSMGLGPLQAIYTARFTKYLASRGLIDAAKADQRKVWAFLGDGETDEVESLGAIGMAAREKLDNLVFVINCNLQRLDGPVRGNGKIIQELEAEFRGAGWNVIKVIWGTHWDALLQRDKKGILKKRMMECVDGEYQTFKAKNGAYVREHFFNTPELKELVADWTDDEIWQLNRGGHDLFKIFAAYKAASEHKGQPTLILAKTIKGFGMGGAGEAMNISHQQKKLDLDAIRRFRDRFGLPVPDDQLEKLPYLKFPEDSAEYKYMMERRMALGGFLPQRRRTADPLPVPPLSAFEALLKASGEGRELSTTMAIVRIMNTLLKDKGIGRHIVPIVPDESRTFGMEGMFRQYGIWNQQGQNYVPEDHDQLMFYKESKTGQVLQEGINEAGAMADWIAAGTAYSVHNVQMVPFYIFYSMFGLQRTMDLCWAAADQRTRGFMIGGTAGRTTLNGEGLQHEDGHSLLLANMIPNCVSYDPTFQYEVAVVVQDGMRRMFAEQEDVYYYITVMNENYEHPEMPAGAEQDILKGMYAFRKGAEKTGPRVQLMGSGTIFREVIAAADLLKNDWGVEADIWGCPSFNELARDGQDAERWNMLHPLEAPKQSHVAQKLAGAQGPVIAATDYIRLFAEQIRPFVPGRYVTLGTDGFGRSDTREQLRHFFEVDRHWVTLAALKALADEGTIERDKVAAALVKYQLDPNKPNPLSV; encoded by the coding sequence ATGACCGGAACACCCAACGCCTTCCTGCAAACCGACCCGGATGCGCAGGAAACGCAGGAATGGCTGCAGGCACTCGCCGGCGTCATCGAAAACGAAGGCTCCGAACGGGCCCACTTCCTCATCGAGAAGCTGATCGAATCGGCCCGTGAGGACGGCGTCGATATCCCCTACTCCGCCACCACCCAGTACATCAACACCATTCCGGCCGACGCCCAGCCGCGCTACCCCGGCGACCCGGACATGGAAATCAAGCTGCACTCCTACATCCGCTGGAACGCCATGGCGATGGTGGTGCGCGCCAACAAGCACACCAACGTCGGCGGCCACATCGCCTCGTTCGCGTCCGCCGCCGCGCTCTACGACGTCGGCTTCTCCCACTTCTGGCACGCGCCCTCCGCCGACCACGACGGCGACATGATCTACTTCCAGGGCCACTCGGTCCCGGGCGTCTATGCGCGCGCCTTCATGCTCGGCCGCCTGTCCGAAGAGCAGATGGACAACTTCCGCCAGGAAGTCGGCGGCAAGGGCATCTCGTCCTACCCGCATCCCTGGCTGATGCCGGACTTCTGGCAGTTCCCCACGGTGTCGATGGGCCTCGGCCCGCTGCAGGCGATCTACACCGCCCGCTTCACCAAGTACCTCGCCAGCCGCGGCCTGATCGACGCCGCCAAGGCCGACCAGCGCAAGGTCTGGGCCTTCCTCGGCGACGGCGAGACCGACGAGGTCGAATCGCTGGGCGCGATCGGCATGGCCGCGCGTGAAAAGCTCGACAACCTGGTCTTCGTCATCAACTGCAACCTGCAGCGTCTGGACGGCCCGGTGCGCGGCAACGGCAAGATCATCCAGGAGCTGGAAGCCGAATTCCGCGGCGCCGGCTGGAACGTCATCAAGGTCATCTGGGGCACCCACTGGGACGCCCTGCTCCAGCGCGACAAGAAGGGCATCCTCAAGAAGCGCATGATGGAATGCGTGGACGGCGAGTATCAGACCTTCAAGGCCAAGAACGGCGCCTACGTCCGCGAGCACTTCTTCAACACCCCGGAACTCAAGGAACTGGTCGCCGACTGGACCGACGACGAGATCTGGCAACTGAACCGCGGCGGCCACGACCTGTTCAAGATCTTCGCCGCCTACAAGGCCGCCAGCGAGCACAAGGGCCAGCCCACGCTGATCCTCGCCAAGACCATCAAGGGCTTCGGCATGGGCGGCGCCGGTGAGGCGATGAACATCTCGCACCAGCAGAAAAAGCTCGACCTCGACGCCATCCGCCGCTTCCGCGACCGCTTCGGCCTGCCGGTGCCGGACGACCAGCTCGAGAAGCTGCCCTACCTCAAGTTCCCGGAAGACTCCGCGGAATACAAGTACATGATGGAGCGCCGCATGGCGCTGGGCGGCTTCCTGCCGCAGCGCCGCCGCACGGCGGACCCGCTGCCGGTGCCGCCGCTGTCCGCCTTCGAGGCCCTGCTGAAGGCCTCCGGCGAAGGCCGCGAGCTGTCCACCACGATGGCCATCGTGCGCATCATGAACACCCTGTTGAAGGACAAGGGCATCGGCCGCCACATCGTCCCGATCGTGCCGGACGAGTCGCGCACCTTCGGCATGGAAGGCATGTTCCGCCAGTACGGCATCTGGAACCAGCAAGGCCAGAACTACGTGCCGGAAGACCATGACCAGCTGATGTTCTACAAGGAGTCGAAGACCGGCCAGGTGCTGCAGGAAGGCATCAACGAAGCCGGCGCGATGGCCGACTGGATCGCTGCCGGTACGGCCTACAGCGTGCACAACGTGCAGATGGTGCCGTTCTACATCTTCTATTCGATGTTCGGCCTGCAGCGCACCATGGACCTGTGCTGGGCGGCGGCCGACCAGCGCACCCGCGGCTTCATGATCGGCGGCACCGCCGGCCGCACCACGCTGAACGGCGAAGGCCTGCAGCACGAAGACGGCCACAGCCTGCTTCTGGCCAACATGATCCCCAACTGCGTCAGCTACGACCCCACCTTCCAGTACGAAGTGGCGGTGGTGGTGCAGGACGGCATGCGCCGGATGTTCGCCGAGCAGGAGGACGTCTACTACTACATCACGGTGATGAACGAGAACTACGAACATCCCGAGATGCCGGCCGGTGCCGAGCAGGACATCCTCAAGGGCATGTACGCCTTCCGCAAGGGCGCCGAGAAGACCGGCCCGCGCGTGCAGCTGATGGGCTCCGGCACGATCTTCCGCGAGGTGATCGCCGCCGCCGACCTGCTGAAGAACGACTGGGGCGTGGAAGCCGACATCTGGGGCTGCCCGAGCTTCAACGAACTGGCCCGCGACGGCCAGGACGCCGAGCGCTGGAACATGCTGCATCCGCTGGAAGCGCCCAAGCAGTCGCACGTGGCGCAGAAGCTCGCCGGCGCCCAGGGCCCGGTGATCGCCGCCACCGACTACATCCGCCTGTTCGCCGAGCAGATCCGCCCCTTCGTGCCGGGCCGCTACGTCACGCTGGGCACCGACGGCTTCGGCCGCTCCGATACCCGCGAGCAGCTGCGCCACTTCTTCGAGGTGGATCGCCACTGGGTGACGCTGGCCGCGCTCAAGGCGCTCGCCGACGAAGGCACCATCGAACGCGACAAGGTCGCGGCCGCGCTGGTCAAGTACCAGCTCGACCCGAACAAGCCGAACCCGCTGTCCGTCTGA